In Candidatus Hydrogenedentota bacterium, the following are encoded in one genomic region:
- a CDS encoding inositol monophosphatase family protein — protein MAQAKSSPKKKPGRPAKSAAKKSGRQTAAKKPVKAAAKPKAAKARPAPPKKAPSKKTPTGAVAQKAAPDKPALKKEAARKQSAPPPAKPVEKKSVAVSAAPPSSKPAAPPAAEPARSRVKILPREFLMALATTIKNSIAPMIKEARGREIVGSAVSGDSTFEVDRVAEKALLTFLKNARIPLAYYSEDSGYTTFTNAQPQNLLLVDPIDGTRAAKSGFEGCVISIATTRVIERPCMADVDSALVLELMGDRVFYAERGKGARVVQGDHIKRPKLSKNTSLEMLAWAMTVPARPAELIFQTAAKLVDVSSLKGGFFACNSTSFSLTRLVTNQLDACVDFANRYYRDIPQLVHDKFINAGRGNVIGVEPYDLAAGLLIAQEAGAIVTDAYGRDFNDVLLLDSSVDNQRSVIAAANAELHEKLLRFFDTRINQCEQLLKMSAGGGN, from the coding sequence CCAAAGCCGCCAAGGCGCGACCGGCGCCTCCCAAAAAGGCGCCATCGAAAAAGACGCCAACCGGGGCTGTCGCCCAAAAAGCCGCGCCGGATAAACCGGCCTTGAAAAAAGAGGCCGCCAGGAAACAATCCGCGCCGCCTCCCGCCAAACCCGTTGAAAAAAAGTCCGTTGCGGTTTCAGCGGCGCCTCCGTCTTCCAAACCCGCCGCGCCGCCCGCCGCCGAACCGGCCCGGAGCCGTGTGAAAATTCTCCCGCGGGAATTCCTGATGGCGCTTGCCACCACAATCAAAAACAGCATTGCGCCGATGATCAAGGAGGCGCGAGGACGCGAAATCGTGGGCAGCGCCGTCAGCGGCGATTCGACGTTCGAGGTGGATCGCGTGGCGGAGAAGGCGTTGTTGACCTTTTTGAAAAATGCGCGGATTCCGCTGGCCTACTACTCGGAAGATTCGGGCTACACCACGTTTACGAACGCCCAGCCGCAGAATTTGCTGCTTGTGGATCCGATAGACGGCACGCGCGCGGCTAAAAGCGGTTTCGAGGGCTGTGTGATTTCGATTGCCACGACGCGGGTCATCGAACGGCCGTGCATGGCCGATGTGGACAGCGCGTTGGTGCTGGAACTCATGGGCGATCGCGTTTTCTATGCCGAACGGGGCAAGGGCGCCCGTGTCGTGCAGGGCGATCACATCAAGCGCCCGAAGTTGTCGAAAAACACGAGCCTCGAAATGCTGGCATGGGCGATGACCGTGCCGGCGCGTCCCGCGGAACTGATTTTCCAAACCGCCGCGAAACTTGTGGATGTCAGTTCGCTCAAGGGTGGATTTTTCGCGTGCAACAGCACATCGTTCAGCCTGACCCGGCTGGTAACCAACCAACTCGATGCGTGCGTTGATTTCGCCAACCGGTATTACCGCGACATTCCCCAACTTGTCCACGACAAATTCATCAATGCCGGACGCGGCAACGTGATCGGCGTCGAACCGTACGATCTCGCCGCGGGACTCCTCATCGCGCAGGAAGCCGGGGCCATCGTGACCGACGCCTATGGACGGGATTTCAACGATGTGCTGCTGCTGGACAGTTCGGTGGACAACCAGCGATCCGTGATCGCGGCGGCCAACGCCGAATTGCACGAAAAACTGCTGCGGTTCTTCGACACGCGCATCAACCAGTGCGAGCAGTTGCTCAAGATGAGCGCCGGCGGCGGGAATTGA
- a CDS encoding DUF3748 domain-containing protein, which produces MVFSTGNGISWIFPRFYRLFLGVNPWPAILAAVFSIFVFFMVMISPRAEAEFMTEQQITFSPKHHWLDNNDNFSSDGRFLCYDTREMVGPGIENSQSIEKVEIATGKETVLYRPAEVITGAKAAPGVGAASFSPVADAVAFIHGPPVSDVPRRGFYAKPNRNGAEVSADGGGKLAWLDFRDVETARDTLPGAHRGGTHRHEYSLDGRRIGFTYDDFLLPQYERTIGYMERHPKAPGGALCWFAVLVPVVPKGTSKPGEIERALGDSWIGREGLMRAFIGTVREDDGVGYQDSLFVVDIPNEVDITTADAGGANRYPSPPKGTRIRRLTHAWACGTVRGSPDGRRIAYYGHAEDGLTQIFIIPSDGSDRSGDPAKRPVQATHFAKGAGPGLRWHPSGDTIFCISDNGIAATCVKPGRRFGKTRFLTPRGDGPPRIELVVSPDGRRLAYTKPVPTKDESGARKTAYNGADCQQIFIIDFARGRPGR; this is translated from the coding sequence ATGGTTTTCTCGACCGGCAATGGAATTTCATGGATTTTTCCGCGTTTTTACCGCCTTTTCCTGGGAGTCAATCCTTGGCCGGCAATTCTCGCCGCCGTGTTTTCGATCTTCGTGTTCTTCATGGTAATGATTTCCCCACGAGCCGAAGCCGAATTCATGACTGAACAACAGATTACGTTTTCCCCGAAACACCACTGGCTGGATAACAACGACAATTTTTCGTCGGATGGCCGTTTCCTCTGTTACGACACGCGCGAGATGGTCGGGCCGGGCATCGAAAACAGCCAATCCATCGAGAAGGTCGAGATTGCCACCGGCAAGGAAACCGTCCTCTATCGGCCGGCCGAGGTTATCACGGGAGCGAAGGCCGCGCCGGGCGTCGGGGCGGCGTCGTTCTCGCCGGTGGCGGACGCGGTCGCGTTCATCCACGGACCGCCCGTTTCGGACGTGCCCCGGCGCGGGTTTTACGCGAAACCGAACCGAAACGGGGCGGAAGTGTCCGCGGACGGCGGCGGGAAACTCGCATGGCTCGATTTTCGTGACGTCGAAACGGCGCGGGACACGTTGCCCGGCGCGCATCGCGGCGGCACGCACCGACACGAATACTCGCTTGACGGGCGCCGAATCGGTTTCACCTACGACGATTTCCTGCTGCCGCAATACGAGCGCACCATCGGTTACATGGAGCGCCATCCGAAGGCGCCCGGCGGCGCGTTGTGCTGGTTTGCCGTGCTCGTCCCCGTTGTGCCCAAAGGCACATCGAAACCCGGTGAAATCGAACGCGCGCTCGGCGACTCGTGGATTGGACGCGAGGGACTCATGCGGGCCTTCATCGGCACGGTCCGCGAAGACGACGGTGTCGGCTACCAGGATTCGCTCTTTGTGGTTGACATTCCCAACGAGGTTGACATCACGACCGCCGACGCGGGTGGCGCGAATCGTTATCCGTCGCCGCCCAAGGGCACGCGCATCCGCCGCCTGACGCACGCATGGGCATGCGGCACGGTGCGCGGATCGCCCGACGGCCGCCGCATCGCCTACTACGGCCATGCCGAAGACGGGTTGACGCAGATATTCATCATCCCATCCGACGGATCGGACCGGTCGGGCGATCCTGCCAAGAGGCCCGTGCAGGCCACGCATTTTGCGAAAGGGGCCGGTCCCGGCCTGCGCTGGCATCCGTCGGGCGACACCATCTTCTGCATCAGCGACAACGGCATCGCAGCCACCTGCGTGAAACCGGGCAGGCGCTTCGGCAAAACGCGATTTCTGACGCCCCGCGGCGACGGCCCGCCCCGTATCGAATTGGTGGTTTCCCCCGACGGGCGAAGGCTGGCCTACACGAAACCCGTGCCCACGAAAGACGAATCCGGCGCGCGAAAAACCGCCTACAACGGCGCGGATTGCCAACAGATCTTCATCATTGATTTTGCGCGGGGGCGTCCGGGCCGCTGA